In a genomic window of Glycine max cultivar Williams 82 chromosome 13, Glycine_max_v4.0, whole genome shotgun sequence:
- the LOC100805085 gene encoding LOB domain-containing protein 16, with protein sequence MTSATGNDTGSAGSSSGFGSPCGACKFLRRKCAADCIFAPYFCSEQGAARFAAIHKVFGASNVSKLLLRIPAHQRFEAMLTLAYEAQARVRDPVYGCVSHIFTLQQQTLFPGFSA encoded by the exons ATGACTTCTGCAACTGGTAATGACACTGGCTCTGCAGGTTCTTCTTCTGGCTTTGGATCTCCCTGTGGGGCATGCAAGTTCCTAAGAAGAAAGTGTGCCGCTGATTGCATTTTTGCACCTTACTTTTGCTCAGAACAAGGAGCTGCTAGATTCGCTGCCATTCATAAGGTGTTCGGTGCTAGCAACGTTTCCAAGCTGCTCCTGCGTATACCAGCTCACCAACGTTTTGAGGCAATGCTCACACTTGCTTATGAAGCACAAGCTCGCGTCAGAGACCCTGTTTATGGTTGTGTCTCCCATATTTTCACCTTGCAACAACAG ACACTGTTTCCTGGATTCAGTGCATAG